In Aequorivita sp. H23M31, a single window of DNA contains:
- a CDS encoding alpha/beta hydrolase-fold protein, with the protein MKNIMLFGFICLISQISISQVIYDQIKSDKLGTTRKLKIQLPRNYETNKDKTYPIILVLDADYLFEPVAGIVDYSSYWEDMPEAIVVGVMQGNSRYEDCSYDSNTYFPSGQGENFFEFLGLELMPYIDKKYRTAKFIVGIGHDFTANFLNYYLFKSPPLLNGYIVLSPDLAPQMQERLAERIPTIQEKIFYYLATGSDDLKGLHTAAESLNLKLKGIKSNSFHYSYDNFEGATHYSLVAKAIPFALDKIFSVYRPITQEEFADVLLKDDTHIVDYLENKYDAIENLFGLTDKIRVSDFLATATAAEKRKKWDALREIAELAKKQYPNNVLGDYFLGRYYEATGNPKKAMRSYQNGFDKEDVDYITVDKMLDRAAEIKKDFGY; encoded by the coding sequence ATGAAAAACATTATGTTATTCGGATTTATTTGTCTTATAAGTCAGATTTCCATTTCTCAGGTTATTTATGATCAAATTAAATCCGATAAGTTAGGTACAACCCGTAAATTAAAAATTCAGCTCCCAAGAAATTATGAAACCAATAAAGATAAAACCTATCCAATAATTTTAGTACTGGATGCAGATTACCTTTTTGAACCAGTGGCAGGAATTGTAGATTACTCCAGTTATTGGGAAGATATGCCGGAAGCTATTGTAGTTGGTGTTATGCAAGGAAATAGCCGTTACGAAGACTGTTCCTATGACTCCAACACATATTTCCCATCCGGACAAGGAGAAAATTTTTTCGAATTTCTTGGCCTGGAGCTTATGCCTTACATCGACAAAAAATATCGTACAGCTAAATTTATTGTAGGCATTGGTCATGATTTCACTGCCAATTTCCTAAATTATTACTTATTTAAAAGTCCCCCTTTATTGAACGGTTATATTGTTCTAAGTCCTGATCTGGCACCTCAAATGCAAGAGAGATTGGCGGAAAGAATTCCCACTATTCAGGAAAAAATATTTTATTATCTTGCAACTGGGAGCGACGATCTAAAGGGATTGCACACGGCTGCAGAAAGCTTAAACCTTAAACTTAAAGGTATAAAAAGCAATTCCTTCCATTATTCCTATGACAATTTTGAAGGAGCTACCCATTATTCTTTGGTCGCTAAAGCCATACCCTTTGCGCTGGATAAAATATTTTCTGTTTATAGACCGATTACCCAAGAAGAATTCGCAGATGTTCTACTAAAAGACGATACTCATATTGTGGATTATTTGGAGAATAAATATGACGCCATAGAAAATCTTTTCGGCTTGACCGATAAAATACGAGTGTCAGATTTTCTGGCAACTGCCACGGCTGCAGAGAAAAGAAAAAAATGGGACGCCTTGAGAGAAATTGCAGAGTTGGCAAAAAAACAATATCCCAATAACGTTTTGGGTGATTATTTTCTTGGTCGTTATTATGAGGCTACCGGCAATCCAAAAAAGGCCATGCGCAGTTACCAAAACGGATTTGACAAAGAGGATGTCGATTATATTACTGTCGATAAAATGCTGGACCGGGCCGCCGAGATTAAAAAAGATTTCGGCTATTAA
- the radA gene encoding DNA repair protein RadA, with the protein MAKTKTTFFCQNCGAQFSKWQGQCSSCKEWNTIAEEVLQKPEKVSWKTLDPSPSSRRISKPQKISEISSQAETRLNTQNHELNRVLGGGLVPGSLTLLGGEPGIGKSTLMLQIALQLPYKTLYISGEESAQQIKMRAERIQPISENCYILTETKTQNIFRVIEELEPDIVVVDSIQTLHTDSIESTAGSISQIRETAAELIKFAKETATPVILIGHITKDGNIAGPKILEHMVDTVLQFEGDRNHIYRILRANKNRFGSTNELGIYEMQGSGLREVSNPSEILISKNEEDLSGTAISATLEGMRPLMIEIQALVSTAVYGTPQRSATGYNAKRLNMILAVLEKRAGFKLGAKDVFLNITGGITVDDPAIDLAVVAAVLSSNIDIAIDKRMCFAAEVGLAGEIRPVTRVDQRILEAEKLGFTSIIISKYCKVPGTYGINIIKVAKVHDVVRHLFG; encoded by the coding sequence TTGGCTAAAACTAAAACTACCTTTTTCTGCCAAAACTGTGGCGCTCAATTTTCAAAATGGCAGGGTCAATGCAGCTCGTGTAAGGAATGGAATACAATTGCAGAGGAAGTACTACAAAAGCCTGAAAAAGTAAGTTGGAAAACGCTGGATCCATCACCATCAAGCAGACGCATTTCAAAACCACAAAAGATATCGGAAATTTCTTCCCAAGCTGAAACACGGCTCAATACGCAAAATCATGAATTAAATAGAGTCCTGGGCGGTGGACTGGTACCTGGGTCATTAACTCTTTTGGGCGGAGAGCCAGGAATTGGAAAAAGTACTTTAATGCTCCAGATAGCCCTTCAACTTCCTTATAAAACATTATATATTTCCGGTGAAGAAAGCGCACAGCAAATAAAAATGCGGGCGGAGCGAATTCAACCAATCTCTGAGAATTGTTACATTCTCACGGAAACTAAAACCCAAAATATTTTTCGAGTAATAGAAGAACTTGAACCTGATATTGTAGTGGTAGATTCTATACAGACTCTTCATACGGATTCTATCGAGAGTACTGCAGGAAGTATTTCACAAATAAGAGAAACTGCTGCAGAGTTGATAAAATTTGCTAAGGAAACCGCTACTCCTGTCATCTTAATAGGGCATATTACCAAAGATGGGAATATAGCAGGTCCAAAAATTTTGGAGCATATGGTAGATACGGTTTTGCAGTTTGAAGGAGACCGAAACCATATATACCGAATTTTACGAGCCAATAAAAATAGATTTGGTAGCACCAATGAACTTGGCATTTACGAGATGCAAGGAAGTGGGCTTCGTGAAGTTTCCAACCCCTCAGAAATTCTGATCTCAAAAAATGAGGAGGACTTAAGTGGCACGGCAATATCAGCGACCTTGGAAGGAATGCGCCCGCTAATGATAGAAATCCAGGCACTGGTAAGTACAGCGGTTTACGGAACGCCCCAACGTAGTGCAACTGGCTACAATGCCAAAAGACTCAATATGATATTAGCCGTATTAGAAAAACGTGCTGGTTTCAAATTAGGGGCAAAGGATGTGTTTTTAAATATTACCGGTGGAATAACTGTGGACGATCCTGCAATCGATTTGGCAGTAGTAGCAGCGGTACTATCCTCAAATATAGATATCGCCATAGACAAACGGATGTGTTTTGCAGCGGAAGTGGGATTGGCCGGAGAAATAAGACCGGTTACCCGAGTTGATCAAAGAATCCTAGAGGCGGAAAAATTAGGATTTACTTCTATTATAATTTCCAAATATTGTAAAGTTCCCGGAACTTATGGAATAAACATTATAAAAGTAGCCAAAGTACATGATGTTGTACGTCATCTATTTGGATAA
- a CDS encoding carbon-nitrogen hydrolase family protein, producing the protein MDPKKIENIELKFLTLKDYKALKKATIQSYGGMPNSYWKMNEIGNLIEIFPEGQVLIMADGEIAGCALSIIVDFDELGEKHTYKDVTEDPNFEVHDPEGDVLYGIDVFIRPDFRGLRLGRRLYDYRKELCENLNLKSIVFGGRMPNYHLYSDKLSPKQYIEKVKRKQIDDPVLNFQISNDFHPVRVLKGYLEGDRASGEFAVLMEWDNIYYTKPVKKPKPTAIKSVVRLGLIQWQMRSYAGMEDLMHQAEYFIDSVAGYRCDFAMFPEFFNAPLMAEYNHMSEADAIRELAQHTKEITERMSQLSISYNINIITGSMPEIVRGKLYNVGYLCRRDGSVERFEKIHVTPDEERVWGMLNGNALKTFNTDCGKIGVLICYDVEFPELSRLLSDEGMDILFVPFLTDTQNGYSRVRLCAQARAVENECYVAIAGSVGNLPKVHNMDIQYAQSAVFTPCDFSFPNNGIKAEATPNTEMILVADVDIDLLRELHTFGAVRNLKDRRKDFYRLERVKKNA; encoded by the coding sequence ATGGATCCGAAGAAAATTGAAAATATAGAGCTCAAATTTTTGACTCTAAAAGACTATAAGGCTTTAAAAAAAGCCACTATCCAGTCTTATGGAGGTATGCCGAATAGCTATTGGAAGATGAACGAGATTGGGAATCTTATTGAGATTTTTCCAGAGGGGCAGGTATTGATAATGGCAGACGGCGAAATTGCCGGTTGTGCGCTTTCAATTATCGTGGACTTTGATGAATTGGGGGAAAAACATACCTATAAGGATGTAACTGAAGATCCTAATTTCGAGGTTCATGACCCGGAGGGTGATGTACTTTATGGAATAGACGTTTTCATTCGACCAGATTTTAGGGGGTTAAGGCTCGGACGAAGGTTATATGATTATAGGAAAGAACTTTGCGAGAATCTTAATCTAAAGAGCATCGTTTTCGGTGGAAGAATGCCAAACTACCATTTGTATTCCGATAAGCTTTCTCCTAAACAATATATAGAGAAGGTAAAGCGCAAACAGATTGATGATCCTGTGCTTAACTTTCAAATTTCAAATGATTTTCATCCTGTTCGGGTTCTGAAAGGTTATTTGGAGGGAGATAGAGCCTCTGGGGAGTTCGCGGTTTTGATGGAATGGGATAATATTTATTATACCAAACCCGTAAAAAAACCTAAACCTACAGCAATAAAGAGTGTGGTGCGTCTTGGATTGATCCAATGGCAAATGCGTAGCTATGCCGGAATGGAGGATTTGATGCATCAAGCAGAATATTTTATAGATAGTGTCGCTGGTTATCGCTGTGATTTTGCCATGTTTCCGGAATTTTTTAATGCCCCGCTTATGGCCGAATACAACCATATGAGTGAGGCAGACGCTATTCGTGAGCTCGCCCAGCATACCAAAGAAATTACAGAGCGCATGTCCCAACTTTCCATTTCATATAATATAAATATCATTACGGGAAGTATGCCGGAAATTGTACGCGGCAAACTGTATAATGTAGGTTACCTCTGTCGTCGGGACGGAAGTGTGGAGCGGTTTGAAAAAATTCACGTTACCCCGGATGAAGAGAGAGTATGGGGTATGCTTAATGGAAATGCCCTGAAAACTTTTAATACCGATTGCGGTAAGATTGGAGTTCTTATTTGTTATGACGTAGAGTTCCCCGAACTTTCTCGACTACTTTCTGATGAAGGAATGGATATACTATTTGTCCCATTTCTTACCGATACCCAAAATGGTTATTCACGAGTTCGCTTATGCGCTCAAGCAAGAGCTGTGGAAAATGAATGTTATGTTGCCATTGCGGGAAGTGTTGGGAATCTTCCCAAGGTGCATAATATGGACATTCAATATGCACAGTCGGCGGTATTTACACCTTGTGATTTTTCATTTCCGAATAATGGCATAAAAGCGGAAGCCACGCCGAATACTGAAATGATTTTGGTTGCAGACGTCGATATTGACCTGCTTCGGGAATTACACACATTTGGAGCAGTACGCAACCTGAAAGATAGAAGAAAAGATTTCTATAGATTGGAACGTGTTAAAAAGAATGCTTGA
- a CDS encoding RES family NAD+ phosphorylase: MDDDKLDENWNVNPPVTSTQLVGDLFVKSAVSSLLKIPSTLVKGNCNYLVNLRHPEANKLKIIEIVEFPFDKRIFK; the protein is encoded by the coding sequence TTGGATGATGATAAGTTGGATGAAAACTGGAATGTCAATCCTCCTGTAACAAGTACCCAACTAGTAGGGGATCTATTTGTCAAAAGTGCAGTAAGTTCTCTATTAAAGATTCCCTCTACTTTGGTCAAGGGTAATTGTAATTATTTGGTAAACCTGAGACATCCAGAGGCAAACAAGCTTAAGATTATTGAAATTGTAGAATTTCCTTTTGATAAAAGGATTTTCAAATAA
- a CDS encoding deoxyhypusine synthase family protein: MSTNKGAISQFIEKYYLHFNSAALVDAAKGYEAQLQKGSKMLVSMAGAMSTAEIGKIFAEMIRQDKVQIISCTGANLEEDIMNLVAHTHYKRVPHYRDLTPQDEWDLLEKGLNRVTDTCIPEEEAFRRIQKHIVKIWKEAEAKGERYLPHEYMYKLLLSGVMEEHYEIDLKDSWMYAAAEKNLPIICPGWEDSTMGNIFASYVVKGELKASTMKSGIEYMTFLADWYTENSKNGIGFFQIGGGISGDFPICVVPMLYQDLERTDTPFWSYFCQISDSTTSFGSYSGAVPNEKITWGKLDIDTPKFIIESDATIVAPLIFAYLLDM, from the coding sequence ATGAGTACTAACAAAGGAGCAATCTCCCAATTTATTGAAAAATATTATTTACACTTCAACTCTGCGGCACTAGTCGATGCTGCAAAAGGATATGAGGCGCAACTTCAAAAAGGTTCCAAAATGCTGGTTTCTATGGCGGGTGCAATGAGTACTGCCGAAATCGGTAAGATTTTCGCTGAAATGATCCGCCAGGATAAGGTTCAAATAATTTCATGTACAGGTGCGAACTTGGAAGAAGATATTATGAATCTAGTAGCCCATACCCATTATAAACGTGTACCCCATTATAGGGATTTAACTCCACAGGATGAATGGGATTTGCTTGAAAAAGGTTTAAACCGCGTTACGGATACTTGTATTCCTGAGGAAGAAGCTTTCCGAAGAATACAGAAGCATATCGTAAAAATATGGAAGGAGGCTGAAGCAAAAGGTGAGCGTTATCTTCCGCATGAATATATGTACAAGTTACTTTTAAGCGGAGTAATGGAGGAACATTATGAAATTGATCTAAAGGACTCCTGGATGTATGCTGCGGCTGAAAAAAATCTTCCAATCATTTGTCCGGGTTGGGAAGATAGTACCATGGGCAATATTTTTGCCAGCTACGTAGTTAAGGGAGAATTAAAAGCCTCCACAATGAAAAGTGGTATTGAATATATGACATTCCTTGCGGATTGGTATACAGAAAATTCGAAAAATGGAATTGGATTCTTCCAAATAGGTGGTGGTATTTCGGGAGATTTCCCAATCTGCGTTGTGCCTATGCTTTATCAGGATCTTGAGCGCACGGATACTCCGTTTTGGAGCTATTTCTGCCAAATTAGCGATTCAACAACCAGTTTTGGTAGTTATTCTGGAGCAGTGCCAAATGAAAAAATTACCTGGGGAAAATTGGATATAGATACTCCAAAATTTATTATAGAAAGTGACGCCACAATTGTTGCACCATTAATATTCGCCTATTTGCTTGATATGTAG
- the speB gene encoding agmatinase — translation MSTKTYAGIPQKYAALETSKIVLIPVPYDGTSTWQKGADKGPEAFLDASENMELYDIETRTEVYKQGVYLADAITENSSPEAMVAEVHKITKDFIKRNKFVTLFGGEHSISIGSIRAFNECFDDLTVLHIDAHADLRKEYEGTKCNHACAVYEASQNTNLVQVGIRSMDVSENLVMDEEKVFFAHDMAKDEYWIDKVIESLGENVFITFDLDAFDPSILPSTGTPEPGGLFWYETLDFLKQVFEERNVVGFDIVELCPNEMEKASDFVSAKLYYKMLTYKFAGTEEGDEYESNFNSSTLEGRKANSKFNTEEDEY, via the coding sequence ATGAGCACTAAGACGTACGCAGGAATCCCGCAAAAATATGCGGCCCTAGAAACTTCAAAAATTGTATTGATACCGGTTCCTTACGATGGAACCAGCACTTGGCAAAAAGGGGCCGACAAAGGACCCGAAGCCTTTTTGGATGCCTCCGAGAATATGGAGCTTTACGACATTGAAACGCGAACTGAGGTTTACAAACAGGGCGTATATTTGGCAGATGCCATAACTGAAAATTCGTCTCCGGAAGCTATGGTGGCCGAAGTCCATAAGATTACTAAAGATTTTATTAAACGTAACAAATTTGTCACTCTTTTTGGTGGAGAGCACAGTATTTCCATAGGTTCTATTCGTGCTTTCAATGAATGTTTCGACGATCTTACCGTTCTTCACATTGACGCTCACGCAGATTTAAGAAAGGAATATGAAGGAACAAAGTGCAACCATGCCTGTGCGGTTTACGAAGCCAGCCAAAATACCAATCTCGTGCAGGTGGGAATAAGAAGCATGGACGTTTCTGAAAATCTAGTAATGGATGAGGAAAAAGTGTTTTTTGCCCACGATATGGCAAAAGACGAATACTGGATAGATAAAGTTATCGAATCTTTGGGTGAGAATGTTTTTATTACATTCGATCTAGATGCATTCGATCCTTCAATTCTGCCTTCTACGGGAACACCTGAACCTGGAGGGTTATTTTGGTATGAAACCCTCGATTTCCTTAAACAAGTTTTTGAGGAGAGAAATGTGGTAGGATTTGATATAGTTGAGCTTTGTCCCAATGAAATGGAAAAAGCTTCCGATTTTGTTTCGGCAAAATTATATTATAAAATGTTGACCTATAAATTCGCGGGTACTGAGGAAGGGGATGAATATGAGAGCAATTTCAACTCGTCAACCTTAGAAGGAAGAAAAGCAAATTCAAAATTTAATACGGAAGAAGATGAGTACTAA
- a CDS encoding arginine decarboxylase, protein MNTKYIDLINQTYYFPQEEFRLGDHGLEFHGVDMMELVEKYGAPLKFTYLPKISENIHLAKQWFNNAIEKHNYKSKYSYCYCTKSSHFKHVLDEALKNDIHIETSSAFDIDIVESLKATGKITDQTYVICNGFKRDQYIKNIARLINNGHDNCIPIIDNYEEIDLLTDNIENHFSVGIRIASEEEPKFEFYTSRLGIGYKNIIPFYEDQIKNNDRVDLKMLHFFINTGIRDTAYYWNELVKCLKVYVRLKKICPSLDSLNIGGGFPIKNSLHFEYDYQYMVDEIINQISITCAEADVPVPHIFTEFGSFTVGESGGAIYEILYQKQQNDREKWNMINSSFITTLPDTWAISKKFIMLPINRWNDEYERVLLGGLTCDSDDYYNSEQNMAAIYLPKFKKEKPLYIGFFNTGAYQESIGGFGGLQHCLIPQPKHILIDRDKNNKITTKLFSEQQTSEQLLNILGYEH, encoded by the coding sequence ATGAATACTAAATATATAGACCTAATAAACCAAACGTATTATTTTCCACAGGAAGAATTTCGTTTGGGCGACCATGGACTTGAGTTCCATGGTGTAGATATGATGGAATTGGTGGAGAAATATGGGGCTCCCCTTAAATTCACTTATTTACCAAAAATTTCAGAGAATATCCATTTGGCGAAACAATGGTTTAACAATGCAATTGAAAAACACAATTACAAAAGTAAGTACAGCTATTGTTATTGTACCAAAAGTTCCCACTTTAAACATGTTCTTGATGAAGCTTTAAAAAATGATATCCACATTGAAACTTCATCGGCTTTTGATATTGATATTGTTGAAAGCCTTAAAGCCACTGGAAAGATTACCGACCAAACCTATGTAATCTGTAATGGATTCAAGCGGGATCAATATATTAAGAATATTGCACGGTTAATAAACAACGGCCACGATAACTGTATTCCTATAATCGATAATTACGAAGAGATCGATTTACTGACGGACAATATCGAAAACCATTTTAGCGTGGGGATTCGAATTGCTTCAGAAGAGGAACCAAAATTCGAGTTCTATACCTCCCGATTGGGGATTGGATACAAAAATATCATCCCATTTTACGAGGATCAAATAAAGAATAATGATCGAGTGGATCTTAAAATGCTCCATTTTTTCATCAACACGGGGATCCGTGATACTGCCTATTATTGGAATGAATTGGTGAAATGTTTAAAGGTTTATGTTCGGTTAAAAAAGATTTGTCCTTCGTTGGATAGTTTAAATATTGGCGGTGGTTTTCCTATAAAGAATTCATTGCATTTTGAATATGACTACCAGTACATGGTTGACGAAATAATCAACCAAATAAGTATAACCTGTGCAGAGGCAGATGTGCCGGTTCCCCATATTTTTACTGAATTTGGAAGCTTTACTGTTGGAGAAAGTGGTGGCGCCATTTATGAAATTCTTTATCAGAAGCAGCAGAACGATAGAGAAAAGTGGAATATGATTAACTCTTCGTTTATTACTACCTTGCCCGATACGTGGGCAATTAGTAAAAAGTTTATTATGCTTCCCATTAACCGTTGGAACGATGAATATGAACGCGTTCTTTTAGGTGGATTAACCTGTGACAGCGATGATTATTACAATAGTGAGCAGAATATGGCCGCTATTTATTTACCCAAATTTAAAAAAGAGAAACCACTGTATATTGGCTTTTTTAATACCGGTGCTTATCAAGAAAGTATCGGAGGCTTTGGTGGACTTCAACACTGTTTGATTCCGCAGCCAAAACATATTTTGATCGATAGAGATAAAAATAATAAAATTACAACCAAACTTTTTTCAGAACAACAAACAAGCGAGCAATTGCTAAACATTTTAGGTTATGAGCACTAA
- a CDS encoding pseudouridine synthase has translation MSTEENFDRGRGSKKPGKNARKKSMARGNAPLKNEGTSKTKESKSPSAKPKLKFDKDGKEIGRRQKPAVEVKRSNPQDGIRLNKYIANSGVCSRREADTYIATGLVTVNGKVVNEMGYKVQLSDDVRFDGRRLNPEPNTYVLLNKPKGFATTDSNAKGMTVMDLVANATTAKIKPFGRLGRNATGLLLFTNDDEFVQKFMKKGITRLFHIELDKNLKMEHLKKIRDGFTVDGKEIHVEDISYVTNSPKNEIGLKMKHTGNSIIRTIFENLEYDVVRVDCVTLGPLTKKDLPRGRWRHLTQNELNLFSML, from the coding sequence ATGAGCACAGAAGAAAATTTTGATAGAGGAAGAGGTTCCAAAAAGCCTGGAAAAAATGCACGGAAGAAAAGTATGGCTCGTGGTAACGCGCCTTTAAAAAATGAAGGTACATCAAAAACCAAAGAATCGAAATCACCCTCAGCTAAGCCAAAACTAAAGTTCGATAAGGACGGAAAGGAAATTGGAAGACGCCAAAAACCAGCGGTGGAAGTAAAAAGGAGCAATCCCCAGGATGGAATTCGCTTAAACAAATATATTGCCAATAGTGGGGTCTGTTCCCGTCGTGAAGCTGATACCTATATTGCAACAGGATTGGTAACGGTAAATGGTAAAGTTGTCAATGAGATGGGATATAAGGTTCAATTAAGCGATGATGTTCGCTTTGATGGACGACGCTTAAATCCTGAGCCAAATACTTATGTGCTTTTAAACAAACCTAAAGGATTTGCTACAACAGACAGCAACGCAAAGGGAATGACGGTAATGGATTTGGTGGCCAATGCTACTACCGCCAAGATCAAACCCTTTGGACGTTTGGGAAGAAATGCCACAGGATTGCTTTTATTTACCAATGACGACGAATTTGTTCAAAAATTTATGAAAAAAGGAATTACCCGGCTTTTTCACATTGAGTTGGATAAAAACCTTAAAATGGAGCATCTTAAAAAGATAAGGGATGGCTTTACGGTTGATGGAAAGGAAATCCACGTTGAAGATATTAGTTATGTTACCAATTCCCCTAAGAACGAGATTGGTCTAAAGATGAAACATACGGGCAACAGTATCATCCGCACTATTTTTGAAAATCTGGAATACGATGTGGTACGAGTGGATTGCGTTACTTTAGGTCCGCTTACAAAAAAGGATCTTCCACGAGGGAGATGGAGGCATCTCACCCAAAATGAACTTAACCTCTTCAGTATGCTTTAG
- a CDS encoding lipocalin family protein translates to MKIFRLFFVSILLLSLISCSSSDDSPSFDVVGSWKMTQGTIEPGTFNMDMGGISVPIDISGNFVEIDENNRINFLSDHTFTSHSGTIVLEITMNFMGTSQTERFEESNFFGEGTWEMNGNQLKIKNSNGTTIPYQLEKISDNEIELSGNVKDMDIEEGGDDPMLESLDIVVKMRLKRV, encoded by the coding sequence ATGAAAATTTTTCGTCTTTTTTTTGTCAGTATTCTTTTACTCTCTCTTATTTCCTGTTCAAGCAGCGACGACAGCCCCTCTTTTGACGTCGTTGGAAGTTGGAAAATGACTCAAGGAACAATAGAACCCGGAACCTTTAATATGGATATGGGAGGAATTAGTGTTCCCATTGATATATCAGGCAATTTTGTGGAGATAGATGAAAACAATCGGATTAATTTTTTGTCGGACCACACCTTTACTTCACATTCAGGAACAATCGTTCTTGAAATTACCATGAATTTTATGGGAACATCGCAGACCGAGCGATTTGAAGAAAGCAATTTTTTTGGAGAAGGAACTTGGGAAATGAATGGAAATCAATTAAAGATAAAAAACAGCAACGGAACGACCATTCCATACCAACTAGAAAAAATTTCGGATAATGAAATAGAACTTTCAGGGAATGTCAAAGATATGGACATAGAGGAAGGCGGAGATGATCCGATGTTGGAAAGTTTGGATATTGTAGTAAAGATGAGGCTAAAAAGAGTTTAA
- the folK gene encoding 2-amino-4-hydroxy-6-hydroxymethyldihydropteridine diphosphokinase, with amino-acid sequence MKTEPKPYKIYLSLGSNMGNRFSNLQKAVDCLFQEVGTILKISPIYETPAMGFDGEAFLNCAMLMRTSLKPLKLLKTVLQIEKHLGRQSKKSSGYNSRPIDIDIIFIDDQIIASEKLVVPHPRMTDRKFVLQPLVDIDANFIHPSLGRTIVDLLEANTDESEISKQEKWLKNPIQDYNISQFRYIAIEGNIGAGKTSLATKIAEDFNSKLILERFKDNPFLPKFYKDAARYAFPLEMSFLADRYQQLVDDITQFDLFKESVIADYDVNKSLIFAGITLPEEEFVLYRKLFQLMHKELPRPDVYVYLYQNMDRLLENIKKRGRDYEKSIPEEYLEKLNSGYLEFIKSQPSDTVKIIDITEMDFISNRSDYLTILDMILS; translated from the coding sequence TTGAAAACCGAACCAAAACCCTATAAAATATACCTTTCCCTGGGCAGCAATATGGGTAATCGATTTTCCAATCTTCAAAAAGCAGTGGACTGTCTTTTTCAGGAAGTTGGAACAATTTTAAAGATTTCACCTATTTATGAAACGCCGGCAATGGGCTTTGACGGAGAGGCCTTTTTAAACTGTGCTATGTTAATGCGCACAAGCTTAAAACCCTTAAAGCTTCTTAAAACTGTACTTCAGATTGAAAAGCATTTAGGAAGGCAATCTAAAAAATCGTCGGGATATAACTCAAGACCTATCGATATTGATATAATTTTTATTGATGACCAGATAATAGCATCTGAAAAACTTGTTGTTCCACATCCTAGAATGACAGATAGGAAATTTGTGCTCCAACCTCTGGTTGACATTGACGCCAATTTTATCCACCCAAGTTTAGGAAGGACCATTGTGGACTTGTTAGAAGCAAATACTGATGAAAGTGAAATTTCTAAACAGGAAAAATGGCTTAAAAATCCAATCCAAGATTACAATATTTCACAATTTCGATATATAGCCATCGAGGGAAATATTGGCGCAGGAAAAACCAGTTTGGCTACCAAAATAGCAGAGGATTTCAACTCAAAATTGATTTTGGAACGTTTTAAGGATAACCCCTTTCTACCGAAATTTTATAAAGACGCTGCCCGATACGCTTTTCCATTGGAAATGTCCTTTTTAGCAGACCGCTATCAACAATTAGTAGATGATATTACCCAATTTGATCTTTTTAAAGAATCTGTTATTGCCGATTACGACGTCAATAAATCTTTAATTTTTGCCGGAATTACCCTGCCCGAGGAAGAATTCGTACTTTATAGAAAGCTATTTCAATTAATGCACAAGGAATTGCCGCGTCCTGATGTGTATGTGTATTTATACCAAAACATGGATCGGCTTTTGGAAAATATTAAAAAGCGGGGCAGGGATTATGAGAAATCTATTCCTGAGGAATACCTTGAGAAACTAAATTCGGGTTATTTGGAATTTATAAAATCGCAACCCTCAGATACAGTAAAAATTATTGATATTACAGAAATGGATTTCATTTCAAATCGCTCCGATTATCTAACCATACTGGATATGATCCTTAGTTAA